DNA sequence from the Rhizobium lusitanum genome:
AGTTCCGCAAGATCGGCTGACGGGTATCTCGCTGCTGGCGAAACTTCTCGAAACAATTATCGATCGCACGGCTGAGGTTCTTGAACAAACGGTCGCCGGCATCGATATATTGTCAGCGCACGTATTCGGCGACCGCGTGAAGAAAATCCGTCGTCCGGCAAACTATCTGGAAGAGAAGCTAAAGGATATTGCGGGCTACCATCGTACGATCAGCAAGGTACGAGATAGCCTGAGTTCATTGTCGCGGCTTTTGACCTTCCTCAATACCATCCCTGCCATGCAGCAGGACCAAGAGGCCAAGGAATTGTGCCGCAATGTCTCGCGGGATGTGCAGTCTCTATCCGAGCACGCCTCTTTCGTGGCGGGCAACATTACCTTCCTGCTGGATGCATCGCTTGGCCTGATCAATATCGAGCAGAACTCCATCATCAAGATTTTCTCGATCGCCTCCGTGGTTTTTTTGCCCCCGACGCTTGTGGCATCGGTCTATGGTATGAACTTCGAGCTCATGCCTGAATTGCATTTTGTCTACGGTTACCCGGCGTCGTTGTTGTTGATGGTGGTGTCCGCCATCGTTCCGTTTTTCTTTTTTCGCTGGAAAGGCTGGCTCTGAGAGTCTAGTGATCCTGAATGTCTGACGAAACTCATCATTCTCCCGACGGGAAAATGAGCATACGCAAACTGTCGTACCTCGCCGTCGGCTCCGTCGGCGTTGTATACGGCGATATTGGTACGAGCCCGCTTTACGCCTTTCGCGAGGCGCTGAAGCCCGTGGCTGCCGACGGTCTGACGCGTGGGGAGGTCATCAGCCTCGTTTCGCTGATGTTCTGGGCGCTGACGATCATCGTCACCATGAAATATGTCCTTTTTCTGCTGCGCGCCGACAATGACGGCGAAGGCGGCACGCTGTCGCTTCTTGCGCTGCTGATGAAGACGGCGAACGGCCATACCGCCGTTCTCATGCTTCTCGGACTTCTGGGTGCGGCGCTCTTTCTCGGCGACGCGATGATCACGCCGGCCCTGTCGGTTCTCTCCGCCGTCGAAGGTCTAAAGCTGGTCACGCCAACGCTGTCGGACTATATCGTGCCGATCTCGGTGGTGATCCTGGCAATGCTGTTTGCCATCCAGTCACATGGCACCGGCGCGGTTGCGCGCTTCTTCGGCCCGATCACGGTGATCTGGTTCGTCGTCATGGGCGTTGCCGGCATCATGCATATCTCCGACGATTTCGGCATCCTGGCTGCCTTGAACCCCTGGTATGCAGTCAACTTCCTGATGAACGAGGGCTTTCTGGGCGTCGTCGTGCTCGGTGCGGTCTTCCTGACGGTGACCGGCGCCGAAGCCCTTTACGCCGACCTCGGCCATTTTGGCCGGCGCCCGATCCAGTGGGCCTGGTTTGCGCTGGTATTTCCGTCGCTGACGCTGAATTATCTCGGCCAGGGCGCGCTCGTGTTGCGCGAGCCGCTCGCCATGTCCGATCCGTTCTTCCTGATGTATCCGCATTGGGCGCTTCTGCCGGTGGTCATTCTCGCTACCATGGCAACGATCATCGCCAGCCAGGCGGTCATTACCGGCGCCTTCTCGCTGACGCGCCAGGCGATCCATCTCGGCTTCCTGCCACGCATGGAAATCCTCATCACCTCCGAGACCAATACCGGCCAGATCTTCCTGCCGGCGGTCAACGCGGTGCTCTTCTTCGGCGTCATCTTCCTGGTGCTGAGCTTCAAGACCTCGGATGCGCTGGCGACCGCCTACGGTATCTCGGTGACCGGCGCCATGGTCGTCACCTCGATCATGGCCTTCGAATTCGTCCGCGTCCGCTGGAACTGGACGCTGCCGATGGCGATTGCCGTGCTGACGCCGTTGCTGCTGCTCGAATTCGTCTTCCTCGGCGCCAACCTGCTGAAGATCCACGACGGCGGCTATGTTCCGGTGCTGATCGCTACCGCCTTCACGGTGATCATGTGGACCTGGCGTCGTGGCAGCGCGATCCTGATGGAGAAGACGCGGCATACGGATATCCCGCTATCGTCCTTCGTCAGCTCGATCGAGCGCAAGAGCGATCACTCCCCGGCGCATGTGCCGGGCACGGCGATCTTCCTCACCAGCGATCCGGAATCGGCGCCCGCAGCCCTTCTTCATAATCTGAAGCACAATCACGTTCTGCACGACAAGAACGTCATCCTGACGATCCGCACCACCAACAAGCCGCGCGTGCCCCAGGAAGACCGCTATTCGGTGGAGAAGGTGTCCGACCGCTTCTCGCGTGTCGAGCTACGCTTCGGCTTCATGGAATCGCAGAACGTCTCGCAGGCGCTGGCGACCCTGCGCAAAACCGGGGTGAAGTTCGACATCATGTCGACCTCCTTCTATCTCGGTCGCCGCAAGCTGGTACCCGACGCCAAGTCCGGTATGCCGCACTGGCAGGACCGGCTCTACATCGCGCTCGCCAACGCCGCGACGGACCCATCCGACTACTTCCGCCTGCCGGCCAACCGGGTGGTGGAACTGGGTTCGCACGTCATTATCTGACGCAAGCGTAGCTCCTATTTTGCGGAAGGCCCGGTGGGTTTCCGCCGGGTCTTAATATTTCCATTGCGAAACCAGTACGCAATGGAGTTCAATTTTAAGGAGAATCGCTGCATTGCATTTTCGAGAGGACAATTGCGAATGCTCAAAGAGACCTTTTCTATCGCACGTCGTAACGTGGTTCTTTATATAACTTATGTGCTGCTATTGTTCGGTGCTCAAATTGCCGATGAATATTTTAAAGGATCCAGCGCAAATGTAGCCAGTACGATTTTGCTGTGCTTGCTCTCGATGAATGTACAAAAGTCCGTTTTGTGGAATCTTGATCTCAAAGCCGCCGCCAAGGTCGGCGGCCTCCCTCTGCTGAGCTTCTCTTTTAAGATCATCGCTCTTTTCTTGATTGCTCTTCTCGTCATGCTTCCGGTTCTGTATTTTTTCCTGATGGGCAGAGACTCTTCTTCCATCACGCTGTGGTCCATATTTGCGGGAATGCTGATATTTTCTGTGATCTTCAGTATCGTCATGGCGCTCCTCGGTACTTGGCTTCCGGCTGGCCTACGTGGCGTCAACACAAGCATCGGCGATGCATTTCAGAGAGGCAAAGCACGGTTGTTAGCGACGAGTGGTCGTATCATGGCTGGAGTAGGTATTCCTGTACTTGTGGGGATGGTGGCCGTGGTTGCGTCGGTTGTCTTCACCGGCCCTGATTTGATGAGCAATGGTCAGCCGAATATCCCCCTGGCTCTCATAATGCTCATTTCCGACAGCTTTCAGGTGATGGGCTGGACCTATGTTTCCGTCGTCCTAACAAGGCGGTATATGGAAGCAGAACAAATTCAGCCGCCGTCTGCCGTTGAAGCTGTTTCGGCCATTGTTTAAGGCGACGCGCTCTTGCATCGGCCTGCAAGGACTCCGATCCGTGGCCTGGTGGATATTCGCCGGGCCTTTTGCTTGCTGACTTTCAGAACGTGCGCGCGGTCATGCAAAAGCCTGAATTAACCATCCATCAAGGTTAATGGGAGATTATTCCGGCTCCTGATCCCGAGTGCCGTTTGGAGTCCGGTATTGCTTCGTCCGCGTGGTGCTTTCCGCAAGTTTGGCTTGTTGCCGAAAAATTGGACGTCTCCTGCCGTCTTCGGGCTTTGCGCATGGCTGATCTTTCCGTCGACCGCGGCCTATGCCGACCTTGCCGGTCTGCTGTCGGGTGTCGATAGAGGTGGCAGTAACTGGCGCATGGTGATCACGGCTTCGCCGGCCGGATCCACGCATCAGGCCGAACTTGCCTTTGGCGATGCATCTGCGGCGGCGGCCTTTGGCGATGGCGGTCTCGTCACGCCGGACGGCAGTCGCGTTGCCTTCCTGTCGCAGGAAAAGGGCAGCGACCCCAAGTCTGATGAAGAGCGCATCAACCGCCAGGATAAAAGGGCCGGGTGGTTGCCGTCTCGCCAATGCAGCCGCCAAAGGATTTTTCCGCCGGTTCCATCCTGCAGCGCAGCAGCATGCTGCTGCGTCCGGAGCCGGACACGCAGGACAGGACCGCTTTCCTGAAGCCTAGGATCGGTGGCAAGGAGATCCAGATCGCCATGGCCTTCTATAAGAAGGAGCCGCCGAAGCCGGATGATAGCGTGCCGTCCTATCTTGCCAAGCTCGTGACCAGCCAGGATGGCGATGTTCTCGCCGCCGCCTATGCATCGCCGTCGCCGGACTACGCCAATGTTTCGCCCTTCGATTCGATTTTGGCCAAGGACCAGGACAATGAAGGCCGCTTCGTGCCGCAGATCGGGCCGCAGGATCATGCCTGGGCCGCGACTGTCCTGCCACCTTCGGTCTTTTCCTCGGACGAACAGCAGTGTCTCGCCACCGGCATCTATTTCGAGGCGCGCGGGGAAACGATGGAAGGGCAGGCGGCGGTCGCCCAGGTCATTCTCAACCGCGTCCGCAATCCGGCCTATCCGAAGACCATCTGCGGCGTCGTCTATCAGAATGAGGATTGGCACAATGCCTGCCAGTTTTCCTTTGCCTGCGACAACGTCAAGGAGCGGGTCAATTCGCCGGAGCATTGGAAGATCGCCCGTCAGGTCGCCATGGCCGTCACCGCCGGCAAAATCTGGTTGCCGGAAGTCGGCTCCGCCACGCATTACCACGCCGTCTATGTCAGGCCGAAATGGGCGGCTGAGATGGTGAAGGTCGGCCGCATCGGCATGCACATCTTCTACCGTACCTATGGCGGCGGCTGGAGCTGACGTGTTCGTCCGAGTGGCTTGTTTGCCATGGCAGGCGACGGGCAGCCACAAAAAAAGCTGCGGTAATGGAGGGCCTGAAGAGGATTCTTCGGCTCAGATTTCGCCTTGCACCGCACCTTCGCGCTAAGGTTATGATTTAATTCGGCTAATTTATGGCTGGACAGATGACGTCTACGCCTTGACTATGCTTTTTCCTAAAACTATGTTGCGCGCGACTTCAAAACGGGCCGAAAGGTGGCGAAACCTCTTGTTCGTTTACGCGTTGACCGGGGAAATGGGACTACGCGCAACGAAAAGGGGGAGGATATCACCATGACGGACGACCGCGACGAAAGTCTGGAAGAGCGACGGGCGCAGCTTGGAGCCGAACTGGCAAGCAGGCGTGCTGCGGTGAGAGAGGGTGAACGCGGGGAGGTTCGCGCCGAGGTGAGCCGCAAAGGCTATGCTCAGGCGATGAAGATTTCCAGTGAGTTCATTGCTGCGATCATCGTGGGTGCTGTTCTGGGCTACGTGTTCGACCGTTTTGTCGGTACGGCGCCGTGGGGCATGATTATTCTTCTGCTTCTCGGATTCTGTGCCGGTGTACTGAATATTCTGCGCTCCGCAGGCGAGGTGGCGACACCGAAGCCCGGTGCACCGGACGATGAGAAATGAGACGGAGGCGGCGTTTCGGCGCGGCTTTCAAGTGAGAGGCATCCGTTCGACAGAGCGGGAAAACGAAAGAGAGCAAGCGGTGGCAAGCGATCCTATCCATCAGTTCCGGATTCTCAAGATTGTCCCGATTGATATCGGTGGAGTTGATTTTTCGTTCACCAACGTTTCGCTGTTCATGGTCGCCTCGGCAATGCTGTCAGCTGGTTTCCTTTATTTCGCAACCTCGAGTCGCGGCGTTATTCCGACTCGCGCTCAGTCCGTGGCGGAAATGGCCTATGAGTTCATTGCCTCCATGTTGAAGGAAGGGGCGGGAACCAAGGGAATGAAATTTTTCCCACTGGTGTTCTCGCTTTTCATGTTCGTTCTAATGGCGAACCTGCTCGGCATGGTTCCTTACTTCTACACAGTTACGAGCCAGGTCATTGTCACCTTCGCCTTGGCGTTGTTGGTAATCTTCACGGTCATTATCTACGGTTTCTTCAAGCACGGTTTGGGTTTCCTGAAGATCTTTGTGCCCGAGGGCGTACCCGGTGTTCTTCTGCCGCTCGTCGTGGTCATCGAAATCATCTCCTTCCTGTCCCGGCCGATTTCGCTCTCCGTTCGTCTTTTCGCTAATATGCTGGCGGGCCATATCACACTCAAGGTGTTCGCGGGCTTCGTCGCCTCGCTCGGAGCCCTTGGTGCGCTTGGCATCGGCGGCGCCATTCTTCCCCTCATCATGACCGTCGCCCTAACCGGTCTCGAATTCCTAGTCGCCTTCCTCCAGGCTTATGTCTTTGCGGTACTGACTTGCATGTACCTCAACGATGCAGTCCATCCAGGTGGCCACTAAGGATAAAGACGTTGGCGTCTAAGGGCGTCAGTCATTCACCGCACAACCATTTCAAAGGAGTTCAACATGGACGCGGAAGCAGCAAAGTACATCGGCGCAGGTTTGGCTTGCTTGGGTATGGCCGGCACGGCTCTCGGCCTCGGCAATATCTTCGGCAGCTACCTGTCCGGCGCACTGCGCAATCCGTCTGCCGCTGACAGCCAGTTCGGCCGTCTGGTATTCGGTTTCGCCGTTACGGAAGCTCTGGGCATCTTCTCGTTGCTCGTCGCTCTCCTCCTGCTCTTCGTCGTCTGATATTGGCGACGTGATAGATCACGGTTCGCGAAACAGCGAGCCGTGATCCTTTGTATTTGCAGACCACCTGGAGGTGAGCATGTTTGTGACCCCGGCCTATGCTGACGAAGCACCGCCGGCCGCCGGCGAGGTGCATACGGAAACGGGTGCGCCCAGCGAAGGCCATCACGCCGGCGTATTCCCGCCGTTTGACCATACGACCTATCCGTCACAGCTGCTTTGGCTGGTGATCACTTTCGTCATCTTCTATCTGGCCATGCAGAAGATTGTCGTTCCGCGTGTCGGCAAAATTCTGGAAAGCCGGCATGACCGGATCGCGCAGGATATCGAAGAAGCCTCACGCCTGAAGGCCGAGGCCGATGCGGCTGTCGCGACCTATGAAAGCGAATTGGCCGCAGCCCGCGCCAAGGCGAATACGATCGGCGCGACCGCTCGTGATGCCGCCAAGGCCAAGGCTGAGGAAGATCGCAAGGCGATCGAAGCGAGCCTTTCGCAGAAGCTGAAAGCCGCGGAAGCGCGGATTGGCGAGATCAAGACGAAAGCCTTCGCTGACGTCGGCGCGATTGCGGAAGAAACGGCCTCGGCCGTCGTCGAACAGCTAGTGGGCAACGTTGCCGGCAAGGCTGATATCGCTTCGGCTGTTGCTGCGGTATCTGCGAAGCAGGAGGGTTGATCCATGACATTCGCTCTTGACGAAACTTTCTTCGCTTTTCTCTCTCTCGTTATTTTCTTGGGCATCGTTGTCTATCTGAAGGTTCCGGGGATGATGGCGAAGTCGCTGGACGACCGCGCCGATCAGATCCGCAATGATCTGGCTGAAGCCAAGCGCCTGCGCGAAGAGGCCCAGCATCTGCTGGCCGAATACCAGCGCAAGCGTAAGGAAGCCGAAGCGGATGCGGCGAATATCGTTGCCGCCGCCGAGCGCGAAGCCGAGATGCTGACGACGGAAGCACGCAAGAAGACGGAGGAATTCGTCACCAACCGTACCGCACTTTCCGAGCAGAAGATCAAGCAAGCGGAAGTCGATGCGATGAAGGCGGTTCGTTCCGCTGCCGTCGATCTGGCTATCGCCGCAGCTGAATCTGTGCTTGCCAAGAAGGCGGGCGGCAAAGTTCAGTCCGATCTGTTCAACACCGCTGTCAGCGAAGTGAAGACCCGGCTGAACTAAACGCGTAAGCGATCATGTTTTGAAAGGCCCCGCTTCGGCGGGGCTTTTTTGTTTTCCCAGCGTTTGACGACGGCCGGCAATCGAAAATAGATTGCAGGCTTGGCAGCGGAGGCAGCGGTGTTGACGATGGAGGAAGGCGAGAGCCCGTTTCGCAAGGGCGATGTCATCTTTCGGCCCGCTCGCACATGGACGGTGAGCGTACAGGCATTGCTCGCGGCGCTCCATGCCCATGGTTTTACACAGGCGCCGGCGCCTGCCGGTTACGATGCCGTATGGGAGAAGGTGAGCTTTCTTCCCGGTCTGACCGGCGATCTGGATGACAGCGAGGATATCAGATCCGAGACGGCTTTGCGGTCGGCAGCATCCCTGTTGCGCCGCTATCACGACTGTACCGCGCTATTTCTGCCGGAGATGTGTGCGAGCCAGGAATGGCAACTATCGCCTCGTGCACCGATCGAGGTCATCTGCCACGGCGATTTCGCGCCCTATAATGTTGTTTTGAATGATGGTGCCGTGACGGGCATCATAGACTTTGAAACGGCTCATCCCGGTCCACGCCGCTGGGATCTGGCCTATGCCCTCTATCGCTGGGCGCCTCTGTCGATCGGCATTGCGGCGGAGGGCCTCGACAGGCTGGACAGGCAGATCGGTCGCGCTCGCATCTTTCTCGACGCTTATGGCTTGGAGGCAGCGCGGCGTCCGGTATTGCCGGACATGATAGCCGAGCGGCTGAATGCCCTGGTCGGTTTCATGGAAAGCGAAGCGGCGCGCGGCGTGGAGAAGTATCGCCAGGACCTTCAGGAAGGCCATGACCGCATCTACCGGAACGATATTGGCTACATCAGCGAGAATCGGGAGAAGATCATCGCTGGCCTTGTCGAATGATAGCCGTCAGGCTTCGTCTCTTCGAAGTGGCCGGAAGCTCATGCGATGCAGCGAGCAGGGGCCGTGCTTCTCGATGCCGGCGCGATGCTGGGCGGTGCCGTAGCCCGCATGGGCTGCAAAGCCATAGGCTGGGAAGACGTCGCCGGCCCGCGCCATCATTCGGTCGCGCGTCACCTTGGCGACGATCGAGGCGGCTGCAATGGAGAAAGAGCGGGCGTCGCCCTTGACCACGGCCTTTCCCGGGCAGGCCAGTCCGGCTGGCACATCCAGCCCGTCGGTCAGGACATAACTTGCCGGTATGGCGAGGCCGCAGATGGCGCGACGCATGGCATCAAGGCTTGCCTTGCGGATATCGGTGACGTCGATGCGGGTCGCGCTCGATGAGGCGATGGAGACCGTCGCCGTGGCAAGGATCTCGATGAATAGCGCCTCGCGTCGGGCAGCCGAGAGCTGCTTGGAATCATTCAATCCCTGGGGAATGCGCTCGGGGTCGAGAATGACGGCGGCGGCAACGACCGGCCCCGCCAGGGGGCCGCGCCCGGCCTCGTCGGCACCGGCGACGGGCCAATGTCCGGCACGGCGGGCGATCAGCTCCAGCTCGAAGCTTGGAACGATCGGCCTTTCGTCGAAAAGCATGGGAGAATCGGGTGGTCTGCGTGGCATGCGGCGAAGCTCGCACACCACCCGATCTCCTGCAAGCCCCCGGTGGATCATGGCGGCGAACCGGGGGGCTCTTCCAGCGGGCAGGGAAACCCGCAAGGAAAGGGGTCAGAGCAACGAGAGCTGCACGCCGCTGCCATCCGGCGGCACGAACAGGTCGTCGCGCAATGCGATATTGCGGCGGGTAAGCTCCAGCCGCCTGGTCGCCATTTCGAAGCGGCGGCTGATCTGCCAGGCATAGGGGCCGGCGCCCTTCATGCGCTTGCTGAAATCGGCGTCGTAATCCTTGCCGCCGCGCATCGAACGGATCAGCGACATGACATGGCGATAGCGATCCGGATAGTGCTGCAGCAGCCAGTCGCGGAACAGCGGGCTGACCTCCAGCGGCAGGCGCAGGATGACATAGCTCGCCTCCATGGCGCCGGCCGCCTTGCCGGCATCGAGGATGCGCTCGATCTCATGGTCGTTGAGGGCGGGGATGATCGGCGCCACCATGATGGCGGTCTGGATACCCGCATCGCTCAGCGCCTTGATCGCTTCCAGCCGCCGCTGCGGCGTCGCCGCGCGCGGCTCCATGGTGCGGGCCAGCTTGCGGTCGAGCGTCGTCACCGAGAGGCCGACCCGTACCAGATTCTTGGCGGCCATTTCCTTCAGGATATCGATATCGCGCATGACCAGCGCCGACTTGGTGACGATCGCCACAGGATGGTTGGCCTTGTTCAGCACTTCGAGAATCTGGCGCATGATCCGCC
Encoded proteins:
- a CDS encoding magnesium transporter CorA family protein, which produces MITAYCSDCTSLELANLSTLAQLPDNAVWIDMVEPSREEETNIERLLGLEVPTREDMKDIEPSARLYVENDAVFLTASLLWKADTNLPALTDVAFILTGHRLVTIRYARPKSFALFIAALQRVPQDRLTGISLLAKLLETIIDRTAEVLEQTVAGIDILSAHVFGDRVKKIRRPANYLEEKLKDIAGYHRTISKVRDSLSSLSRLLTFLNTIPAMQQDQEAKELCRNVSRDVQSLSEHASFVAGNITFLLDASLGLINIEQNSIIKIFSIASVVFLPPTLVASVYGMNFELMPELHFVYGYPASLLLMVVSAIVPFFFFRWKGWL
- a CDS encoding potassium transporter Kup, encoding MSIRKLSYLAVGSVGVVYGDIGTSPLYAFREALKPVAADGLTRGEVISLVSLMFWALTIIVTMKYVLFLLRADNDGEGGTLSLLALLMKTANGHTAVLMLLGLLGAALFLGDAMITPALSVLSAVEGLKLVTPTLSDYIVPISVVILAMLFAIQSHGTGAVARFFGPITVIWFVVMGVAGIMHISDDFGILAALNPWYAVNFLMNEGFLGVVVLGAVFLTVTGAEALYADLGHFGRRPIQWAWFALVFPSLTLNYLGQGALVLREPLAMSDPFFLMYPHWALLPVVILATMATIIASQAVITGAFSLTRQAIHLGFLPRMEILITSETNTGQIFLPAVNAVLFFGVIFLVLSFKTSDALATAYGISVTGAMVVTSIMAFEFVRVRWNWTLPMAIAVLTPLLLLEFVFLGANLLKIHDGGYVPVLIATAFTVIMWTWRRGSAILMEKTRHTDIPLSSFVSSIERKSDHSPAHVPGTAIFLTSDPESAPAALLHNLKHNHVLHDKNVILTIRTTNKPRVPQEDRYSVEKVSDRFSRVELRFGFMESQNVSQALATLRKTGVKFDIMSTSFYLGRRKLVPDAKSGMPHWQDRLYIALANAATDPSDYFRLPANRVVELGSHVII
- a CDS encoding AtpZ/AtpI family protein, which codes for MTDDRDESLEERRAQLGAELASRRAAVREGERGEVRAEVSRKGYAQAMKISSEFIAAIIVGAVLGYVFDRFVGTAPWGMIILLLLGFCAGVLNILRSAGEVATPKPGAPDDEK
- a CDS encoding F0F1 ATP synthase subunit A; this translates as MASDPIHQFRILKIVPIDIGGVDFSFTNVSLFMVASAMLSAGFLYFATSSRGVIPTRAQSVAEMAYEFIASMLKEGAGTKGMKFFPLVFSLFMFVLMANLLGMVPYFYTVTSQVIVTFALALLVIFTVIIYGFFKHGLGFLKIFVPEGVPGVLLPLVVVIEIISFLSRPISLSVRLFANMLAGHITLKVFAGFVASLGALGALGIGGAILPLIMTVALTGLEFLVAFLQAYVFAVLTCMYLNDAVHPGGH
- a CDS encoding F0F1 ATP synthase subunit C, with translation MDAEAAKYIGAGLACLGMAGTALGLGNIFGSYLSGALRNPSAADSQFGRLVFGFAVTEALGIFSLLVALLLLFVV
- a CDS encoding F0F1 ATP synthase subunit B, which gives rise to MFVTPAYADEAPPAAGEVHTETGAPSEGHHAGVFPPFDHTTYPSQLLWLVITFVIFYLAMQKIVVPRVGKILESRHDRIAQDIEEASRLKAEADAAVATYESELAAARAKANTIGATARDAAKAKAEEDRKAIEASLSQKLKAAEARIGEIKTKAFADVGAIAEETASAVVEQLVGNVAGKADIASAVAAVSAKQEG
- a CDS encoding F0F1 ATP synthase subunit B; the protein is MTFALDETFFAFLSLVIFLGIVVYLKVPGMMAKSLDDRADQIRNDLAEAKRLREEAQHLLAEYQRKRKEAEADAANIVAAAEREAEMLTTEARKKTEEFVTNRTALSEQKIKQAEVDAMKAVRSAAVDLAIAAAESVLAKKAGGKVQSDLFNTAVSEVKTRLN
- a CDS encoding phosphotransferase enzyme family protein, with protein sequence MEEGESPFRKGDVIFRPARTWTVSVQALLAALHAHGFTQAPAPAGYDAVWEKVSFLPGLTGDLDDSEDIRSETALRSAASLLRRYHDCTALFLPEMCASQEWQLSPRAPIEVICHGDFAPYNVVLNDGAVTGIIDFETAHPGPRRWDLAYALYRWAPLSIGIAAEGLDRLDRQIGRARIFLDAYGLEAARRPVLPDMIAERLNALVGFMESEAARGVEKYRQDLQEGHDRIYRNDIGYISENREKIIAGLVE
- a CDS encoding ribonuclease HII, producing the protein MPRRPPDSPMLFDERPIVPSFELELIARRAGHWPVAGADEAGRGPLAGPVVAAAVILDPERIPQGLNDSKQLSAARREALFIEILATATVSIASSSATRIDVTDIRKASLDAMRRAICGLAIPASYVLTDGLDVPAGLACPGKAVVKGDARSFSIAAASIVAKVTRDRMMARAGDVFPAYGFAAHAGYGTAQHRAGIEKHGPCSLHRMSFRPLRRDEA
- a CDS encoding PA0069 family radical SAM protein, with translation MNEQSLAGQAAFAPANTADIANALIADTGLRVEIDRRRGRGAGLNPSGRFEPMQRETFDDGWQTLEDLPPFKTEVQIEKPRTAITRNESPDIPFDRSINPYRGCEHGCIYCFARPTHAYMGLSAGLDFEAKLFAKPDAAKLLERELAKPGYKPRVIAIGTNTDPYQPIEKEWRIMRQILEVLNKANHPVAIVTKSALVMRDIDILKEMAAKNLVRVGLSVTTLDRKLARTMEPRAATPQRRLEAIKALSDAGIQTAIMVAPIIPALNDHEIERILDAGKAAGAMEASYVILRLPLEVSPLFRDWLLQHYPDRYRHVMSLIRSMRGGKDYDADFSKRMKGAGPYAWQISRRFEMATRRLELTRRNIALRDDLFVPPDGSGVQLSLL